The Arvicola amphibius chromosome 4, mArvAmp1.2, whole genome shotgun sequence genome includes the window TGAGCCGGGCTCGTCACAACCTCGGTCAGGTTCCAGAAGCTGACTCAGTCAGCTTTCTTCAGGTGAGGGCAGCTCCTGAGCCACAGGGGGAATCCaagtgatgggggtggggcttgagAAATGATGGCAGAGGCGATGGGTACCTGGCCTTCCAAGACAGTTGCTACCTTTCCCCGGCTGGGAGAAACTATGGCAAACTGAGCCTTAGTGGGCGTTTGTCTGGTACAGGAACTCCTAGCACTACGGCTGGCCCTGGAGGAGGGGTGCAGCCCTGGCCCTGGGCCCCCCAGGGAACTCAACTTCACCAAGTCCTCCCAAGTGGTCAGAACATTGAGAGACATCCTGGTCTCAGCCTGTGCCAGCCAGTGGGAGCAGCTGCGGGGGCTGGACAGCGATGAGAACGAGCTGCAGAAACATGGCTCAGAAGGTGGGTGCCCCTCCGAGATGACCCACACCCTTCCCCCAGATATACCGTGTGGGCTCCCATATCTGGTGTCCATCCGGGAATGGAGGAGGGAAAGTGGCTGGCACTGGGGGAGGGGCCATAACCCTGCCAGGAACTGAAgtcacccaccacacacacatagggGGCGGAAGGGATTCTTCTAGCTCCCCACGAACTTCAGAGAGGCCTTGCATGCAaggaggtgtgtggggggggaatcaAGCAACACACGTGCGTGAGAACACAGTCCCATATGGGCGTGTCTGTTACCACGTAGCAGGGGGCTTTGGGAGGCAGGGTGAAGGGAATTACAACCGCAGGTGGGGGTGGGCACTACCGAGGGTAGCCGAGCAGCCAGTCACGGGTACCAAAAGAGATGGCTTCCACACCGCTCCTTTCTATACAGCCGATGTGGAGTCCCAGGACCCTGACAGCACCAACCTGGTGGAGAGTGAGGCCTCCAGGGACTATTTCCTCAAGTGTAAGTAGCCGGCTCGCCGCTACCAAAGCGCCTCGGTTAGCTGCTAGGCTTCCGGAACACAAAGCTCGGGAAGCCCCTCTCCTTAATCTCTGGCGTGAGCAAGGTCATCTCCGCGGGTGGTCCCCATTAGTGCTGGATCTTACGGGTCCTAAAGAAGGGACGAGGCTGTGTTTGGGGAAGGTGGGTCCCTGCAGGGGACCTGTCTCATCAGAGCCTGGCTGTGACCTGTGTCTCTCTCCCATCCGTGGGGTCCAGTCGCCTACATCGTGGACCTGGACAGCGACACGGCAGACAAGTTCCTGCAGCTGTTCGGAACCAAGGGTGTCAAGAGGGTATTATGTCCCATCAACTACCCGGAGTCGCCCACCCGCTTCACACACTGTGAGCAGGTGCTAGGAGAGGGGGCCCTGGACCGGGGCACCTACTACTGGGAGGTAGAGATCATCGAAGGATGGGTCAGTGTGGGTGTCATAGCTGAGGGCTTCTCTCCGCAAGAGCCCTATGACCGGGGCCGCCTGGGCCGAAACGCACTCTCGTGCTGCCTGCAATGGAATGGGCGTGGCTTCTCCGTCTGGTTCTACGGGCTGGAGGCCCCACTACCTCACGCTTTTTCATCTACGGTTGGGGTCTGCCTGGAGTATGCGGACCACGCCCTGGCCTTCTATGCCGTTCGGGACGGAAAACTGAGCCTTCTTCGGAGGCTTAAAGCCTCTAGGCCACGCCGCAGTGGTGCCCCGGCCTCCCCCATTGACCCTTTCCAGTGTCGCCTGGACAGCCACTTTTCAGGGCTCTTCAACCACAGGCTCaagcctgccttcttcctggagAGTGTGGACGCCCACCTGCAGATTGGGCCCCTCAAGAAATCATGCATATCCGTACTGAAGAGGAGGTGAGGCGGGCCTGTCTCATCCTGGAGTGGCCTTGCCCATAGTTCCTGAGAGAAGAAGGCGCCAGCCTCAGAGACCCCCACACTGCCAACTGCCCCACTTCCAGAGGTCTCTGCCTTGTATAACTAGACCTTCCACTTTTCAAGGCAGGGGTCCCCGGCCCCTTGCAGGGCTTGTTTGGGGAGGAGAACTTCAGCTGGGACAACTCCAGTCTGCCCCAGCCCTTCCTTTCCATTCTCAAGAActacctggcacatagtaggtgctcaataaatgtttgtggcATGCACGGCTCCCTTTTTCATGCCTCAGCCACCAGAGGTTCCTATGAATTCTCAGCCTTCAAGGTCTGGGAATAGGGGCAGGCAAGGTGGCTCTGCCTGTaaggggcttgccaccaagccttcagacctggattcaattcctggaacacacatggtagaagaCAAAACTGACTCATAcaaattgtcccctgacctctcacTGCGTGTCCTGGTACATGGAGCACAAACACGAGCagaagcacatgcatgcacagtaaataaataaaagcaaatgtgtAAGCCGAAACAGCAGGTGACGTGCTCACTACATAAGCGTCGAGGggtcctgagtttgagccccagaaaaGAATCACACTTGTCATGGCCACACTGGAGAGTTAGAGACGGGTAGGTTCCTGGCGCTTTGCTGGCCGCTAGCCTAACCTAATGGGTGAGCTTCGGGTAAGAAAGcttatctcagaaaataaggtggatgTCAGCAGAGACACAACGTCTGGGACCTTCCATgcatacaggtacacacaccaaagcaacaaccaaacaaacacaatgaGAAGGTGAGAGAGGGTAGACTCTGCTTGGCCCAGGAGGAGGGGGCTGAAACAGGCTGTCCTTCAGCTGCACCCTGGCTCTAGGCAGGGACAGTCAGAGGTGGCTTTTCCCAGAGTCCAGCTCCACAGTCATCCCTGTTGCTCACATTAGCTTTGGATGGGGGCAGGGTATCCTCTGCAGTATTTTTATCCTTGATGCCAACCCCGGGCCTACTTTGCGTGTGTCTTGTAGCCAGAATTAAACACAGAGGTCACATGCCCAAAGCCAAGAGCTGAGCCCGATGCCTGGGTGTGGgcaagagaaatggaaagacagaCTACCTGGGCTTTTTACACACGCATGCAagcacgcgcgtgcgcgcatgcgcgcgcgcgcacacacacacacacacacacacacacacctcagcccCTGCAGGGACTTGTCTGAGACCCCCAGGGTATAACTGGAATGGGAGGACATCTACAATAAGGGAGTCTATGTCCTCTGGAGTATTTCATCTCTGCACCCATTATAGCTCTGCTCCAGTACTCTGAGGGCATCCTCCGGCCCTTGTGTCTCAGGAGAGCCTCTGGCTGGTGTCCAGGGAGGCCCAGGGCCCTCCACCAGCCCAGAAACTCTGCCCTGTGTTGGATAACCTGGGGCTATAGAGAGCATCTGTGTTTCCAGGCCAGCTCCCTCTCCAGGTTCTTTGTAACCCCGGTGCACCCCAGAGGGCAAGGGGCAGACATAAAGGCCTCCCAGCAGCTATACAAGGTCAGACAGGACAATGGGTGCGTTATGCAGCCAGACAGCAAGGCCATACAAGTCCAGCCCCAGCCGCCTAAACTGCTAAAAATAACCCCTCCCACAGAGGCTGCCTAGCCCCAGCAaccaggatgtttttttttccggGTGGGGcctccctgctcctgctgctttGTGTTCCTAGGCCTGTTCCCATGGCAGCCACAGGTCCCAGTACATCTAACCGGGGCTGTCTCCCACAAGTCTCTTCACCTGCGAACAGCCTCCATCTTCCCAGGGCACCTGTgctgtcttctctcctcccccagctGGGCATGTTCCACCCCACATATCCCGGCTGCGGCAACCCTCTGCTCGCCCTGGCGAGCCCCGGAATGTAAGGATGGCAGGCAAAGGCCTCACAGGCTGGAACTTCCCTGCTGGGATCCGGCTCCACCGTTATGGCTGTGGTTTCAGCCACTCATAAGTATCTTGCTTGTAGAATGACTTTCAGTTTCCAGAGACTGTCACGGAACCTTAAGTGAcgggatggctcagttggtaaaatactgtcaaaccccatgacctgagtttgacttccAGAACCCGCATGGTAGAAGAGGATCAACTCCTGCCAGCTGCTCTCTCTGATTCCCGCACCTGGGCTGTGGGTGGCATGCGTGCAAACCATGCccatgtgttcacacacaaattaaataaattagtattaaaaagggaaacaaagaAGCTTCATCATCCCAAGTGCCCATGATGCAGCTTTTATAGCTCAAAATGGAGGAGAGAGTGGTGCTGGCTTTGCCCACGGCTGCATGGGCCGCTGAGAAGGCCCAGGGTTCAGAccgcatcccccccccccaccatccagTCTGGAATGTCAAACACAGCTCTGCACTTCCTCGGAGACCTTAAGCAAATGCTAGGGTGAGTtagtgtctgcatgtgtgtatgcacgcatgcatgtatgttgtgtgtatctGGGTGTATTTATGTCTGCCTGGTTGAATACTTGTGTAGGGGTGGGTATATCTAGGTGTATCTAGCCCTGTGtggtggatggatgtgtgtgtgtgtgtgtgtgtgtgtgtgtgtgtgtgtgtatttccggTGCCCCTCCAGGAACGAGTAGGAAGAAATACAGCCACACAGGCGGTGCGAGGGGGTCTATCCATTTACCAGTCTGGCCAATGCTTTAATCTGTTATAGTCAAAACTGCTTGAAGCCCAGAGTAGCTCACACCTGGACTCCAGCACTTGAGATGCTGGATATTTAGATggctaggccagcctgggctatagagaaagacctcttttttttttttttttctttttggtttttcaagacaaggtttctctgtttagtccttgctgtcctggaactcactctgcagaccaggctggcctcgaactcacagggatctgcctgcctctgcctcccgagtgctgggattaaaggtgtg containing:
- the Trim47 gene encoding E3 ubiquitin-protein ligase TRIM47, producing the protein MDGSGPFSCPICLEPLREPVTLPCGHNFCLACLVALWPHRSAGSTSSSGGPARCPLCQEPFPDGLQLRKNHTLSELLQLRQGLGPGPMSTPASGPARGATPEPSAPSAPPAAPEPSAPCAPEPWPAEEPVRCDACPEGAALPAEFSCLSCLASFCSEHLAPHERSPALRGHRLVPPLRRLEESLCPRHLRPLERYCRVERVCLCEACAAQEHRGHELVPLEQERALQEAEQSKVLSAVEDRMDELGASIAQTRRTVALIKSAALAERERVSQMFAEATATLQSFQTKVLGFIEEGEATMLGRSQGDLHRQEEQRNRLSRARHNLGQVPEADSVSFLQELLALRLALEEGCSPGPGPPRELNFTKSSQVVRTLRDILVSACASQWEQLRGLDSDENELQKHGSEADVESQDPDSTNLVESEASRDYFLKFAYIVDLDSDTADKFLQLFGTKGVKRVLCPINYPESPTRFTHCEQVLGEGALDRGTYYWEVEIIEGWVSVGVIAEGFSPQEPYDRGRLGRNALSCCLQWNGRGFSVWFYGLEAPLPHAFSSTVGVCLEYADHALAFYAVRDGKLSLLRRLKASRPRRSGAPASPIDPFQCRLDSHFSGLFNHRLKPAFFLESVDAHLQIGPLKKSCISVLKRR